TCCTGCAGTTGTTGACGGGCAGTGGCGAGAGCTTCTGGTAAACGATCGGTGTCTTTTCCCCCTGCCTGAGCAATGTGGGGACGACCCCCACCCCCACCCCCACAAATACGGGCTATCTGACCAATGAATTTGCCAGCCTGTAAACCCTTGGCAGTTACCTGCTTACCAAATGCTGCTACTAGAGCTACTTTCCCTGCCTCTGGCACCGAACCTAAAATGACTGCCCCCTTGTCCCCCAATTTTTGGACCAATTTTTCTGCCGCTGTCTGTAAAGCGTTTCCATCTAAGCCGTCTAACCGATCGATAATCACTTGATATGATGCCACCGTTTCTGCCTTGGTCAACAACTGCTCCGCTTTCAGTAGGGCTAACTCCCGTTTGAGATTCTCTGTCTCTTTCTGTTGTTGTTTCAGAGCGTCTTGTAGCTGAGTCACCCGATCGATAATTTCTTCTGGTTTAGCCTTGAACCGATCGCTTAACTCTTTGGTAATTTGGTCTCGCACTGCCAAGTAATCCAGAACCGCCTGCCCCGTAACTGCTTCAATCCTTCTAATACCCGCAGCTACCCCTGTTTCACTGACAATTTTGAACAAGCCAATCTCCGCCGTGTTGTGCACATGGGTACCACCACAGAGTTCCATGGACACCCCAGGAAAATCAATCACCCGTACTTCCGCACCGTATTTTTCACCGAACATTGCAATCGCACCCTTGGCTTTGGCTTCCTCTAGGGGCATGACCGCCACCTGAGCCGTGTGTCCTTCCAAAATCCATTGATTGACCTGGGCTTCCACTTGTCTGATCTCTTCCGCAGTCAGAGGACGGGGTAAATTAAAATCAAATCGCAGTCTTTCACTGTCCACTAAAGAACCTGCCTGCCCAATTTGGGGGTCAACAATCTTCTTTAATGCTGCCTGCAGTAGATGGGTAGCGCTGTGGTGTGCCTGGGTCCTGCGTCGTGTAGAAAAAAGAACCGCTGCTGTTACTGTCTCCCCTACGCTAATTTGTCCCTCTTGTACCACGCCAAAGTGTAGGAATAAATCCCCTTGCTTCTGCACGTCCTCGATCGTGATCACCCCCTGTTTGCCCCTGATTTCGCCCTTGTCTCCCACCTGACCCCCCGATTCCGCATAAAAAGGCGTAACATCCAAAACCAGTTGGACCCGATCGTTCATTTTGACTAACTCTTTCTGCTCTCCCTCCTGCACCAAAGCTAATACCTGTCCCTGGCATGTCAGCGTGTCATAACCGACAAAGCGCGTCGGCGCTAACTGAGCATCTAGCTCTTGCCAGACCTTCTCCCCCAGTAAATCAATCTCCGTGTGGGCTTCCTTCGATCGCTGTTGTTGCTGAGCCATAGCGCGGTCAAAGCCTTCCCGATCGACAGTCAGTCCTTGTTCAGCAGCAATTTCTTCTGTCAACTCCAAGGGAAAACCATAGGTGT
This region of Pseudanabaenaceae cyanobacterium SKYG29 genomic DNA includes:
- the alaS gene encoding alanine--tRNA ligase, translated to MAFTGAEIRTRFLKFYEEKGHQVLPSASLVPSDPTVLLTIAGMLPFKPIFLGQEEPPYPRVTTAQKCVRTNDIENVGKTARHHTFFEMLGNFSFGDYFKKEAISWGWELVTEVFQLPPDRLAVSVFYEDDEAYKIWRDTIGIPAHRIQRLGEDNFWAAGATGPCGPCSEIYYDFHPEAGEQINLEDDRRFLEVYNLVFMELNRDSEGNLTPLAKQNIDTGMGLERMAQVLQGVPNNYETDLIFPIIAKISEIAGVPYHKSDDKTKTHFKVMGDHMRAVVYMVADGITASNVGRGYVLRRLLRRVVRYGKLLGIEEPFTATVADQVIALGASAYPELQNKANTIKEELTREEDRFRQTLERGEKLLVEILARSAKQIAGVDAFTLYDTYGFPLELTEEIAAEQGLTVDREGFDRAMAQQQQRSKEAHTEIDLLGEKVWQELDAQLAPTRFVGYDTLTCQGQVLALVQEGEQKELVKMNDRVQLVLDVTPFYAESGGQVGDKGEIRGKQGVITIEDVQKQGDLFLHFGVVQEGQISVGETVTAAVLFSTRRRTQAHHSATHLLQAALKKIVDPQIGQAGSLVDSERLRFDFNLPRPLTAEEIRQVEAQVNQWILEGHTAQVAVMPLEEAKAKGAIAMFGEKYGAEVRVIDFPGVSMELCGGTHVHNTAEIGLFKIVSETGVAAGIRRIEAVTGQAVLDYLAVRDQITKELSDRFKAKPEEIIDRVTQLQDALKQQQKETENLKRELALLKAEQLLTKAETVASYQVIIDRLDGLDGNALQTAAEKLVQKLGDKGAVILGSVPEAGKVALVAAFGKQVTAKGLQAGKFIGQIARICGGGGGGRPHIAQAGGKDTDRLPEALATARQQLQEQLT